Proteins encoded in a region of the Bacillus sp. T3 genome:
- a CDS encoding DEAD/DEAH box helicase family protein: protein MTTNFGFLKEKTQYKTFTNACLEAEKALIVSPATCAILARRALELAVKWLYSSDGELKVPYQDNLSSLIHDPSFLAVIDEDLLPLLKYIVKLGNISVHSNSNISRDEAILSLHNLHQFVAWIDYCYSDEYTAKEFDESLLQHGEEKRVRPKELQDLYEQLSSKDRRLEEMMKENEELRKANTAKRESNTDQYDFQVDELNEFDTRQKYIDLDLKLAGWEFGKDVVREYEVTGMPNNQGVGFVDYVLFGDNGKPLAVIEAKRTSKDPNAGKQQAKLYADGIEQMHGQRPVIFYTNGFETYIWHQPYPPRKVSGFYNKADLKLVIDRLTMKRKFENIEINDDITNRYYQKDSILAVCDALENNQRKMLLVMATGSGKTRVAISIVDVLSRHNWIKNILFLADRKTLLLQAKKNFNNLLPSLSLCNLLDNKDNPEESRMVFSTYPTMMNAIDDTKRKDGKKLFTIGHFDLIIIDESHRSIYKKYRSIFNYFDGILLGLTATPKDEIDKNTYEVFNLESGAPTYAYELEKAVEDGYLVDYKTIETKMKFLEEGIRYDDLSDEEKEIYEETFDDEVGEDIDSGALNEWLFNADTIDTVLKNLMEKGIHVEGGDKLGKTIIFAKNHQHALKIVERFDILFPEYGGEFAKVIDYSINYYQTLIEDFSTKEKMPQIAVSVDMLDTGIDIPEAVNLVFFKKVRSKSKFWQMIGRGTRLCPDLFGIGQDKTHFLIFDYCGNFEFFRENPKGMEGKATESLTEKLFNSKVEIIKELQGMEYQAEDYITHRNELINDVFADLNALDDENFRVRQHIQHVHKYKNKANWNSLSVMNVNEIKEHVSPIIVPFNDDEFAKRFDLVMYTIELAKLQTKNATKPIRGVVTTAEALSKLGTIPQVVAQKPVIDKVMTEEFWESADIFELETVREALRDLIKFIEKEKQKIYFTNFKDEVLEVKENGPIFHSNDLQNYKKKVHHYLQEHRDQLAIHKLRNNKQLTEQDLRTLETILWNELGTKEDYKKDFGDTPVTKLVRQIVGLDPQAANEAFSEFLSNEKLNIYQSRFVKLIVDYVVKNGVMDKKVLQQDPFKSVGSIVELFKDNMDDAKRIIGVIDEINKNAELITGA, encoded by the coding sequence TTGACGACAAATTTTGGATTTCTTAAAGAAAAAACTCAATATAAAACTTTTACCAATGCCTGCTTAGAAGCAGAAAAGGCTCTTATTGTGAGTCCAGCGACGTGTGCGATTTTGGCACGTCGCGCTCTAGAGCTTGCTGTAAAATGGCTTTACAGTTCTGATGGTGAATTAAAAGTTCCATATCAAGATAACTTATCAAGTTTAATTCATGATCCTAGTTTTCTCGCTGTAATTGATGAAGACTTACTCCCTTTGTTAAAGTATATTGTCAAGCTGGGGAATATTTCCGTCCATTCTAATTCAAATATAAGTCGCGATGAAGCGATTCTTTCTTTACATAACCTCCATCAGTTTGTAGCTTGGATTGATTACTGTTATTCGGATGAATATACTGCAAAAGAATTTGACGAGTCATTGCTGCAACATGGTGAAGAAAAACGAGTTCGACCGAAAGAATTACAAGATTTATACGAACAATTAAGTTCAAAAGACCGCCGTTTAGAAGAAATGATGAAGGAAAACGAAGAACTGCGTAAAGCAAATACAGCGAAACGTGAATCAAATACAGACCAATATGATTTCCAAGTTGATGAATTAAACGAATTTGATACGAGACAGAAGTATATTGACCTTGATTTAAAACTGGCTGGATGGGAATTTGGTAAAGATGTTGTTAGAGAGTATGAAGTGACTGGAATGCCTAATAATCAGGGCGTTGGTTTTGTTGACTATGTACTCTTCGGGGATAATGGAAAGCCTCTTGCTGTTATCGAAGCAAAACGTACATCAAAAGACCCTAATGCTGGTAAACAACAAGCGAAACTATATGCAGACGGTATTGAACAAATGCATGGTCAACGTCCTGTTATTTTTTATACAAACGGTTTTGAAACTTATATTTGGCATCAACCCTACCCACCAAGAAAAGTATCTGGATTTTATAACAAAGCGGATCTAAAACTAGTTATCGACCGTCTCACGATGAAACGTAAATTTGAAAATATCGAAATAAACGACGATATTACGAACCGCTATTATCAAAAAGATTCTATTCTAGCAGTATGTGATGCTCTAGAAAATAACCAACGGAAGATGTTATTAGTTATGGCAACTGGTAGTGGGAAAACAAGGGTTGCTATCTCGATTGTTGATGTTCTTTCTCGTCATAATTGGATTAAGAATATTTTGTTTCTAGCGGATCGAAAAACTCTTCTACTGCAAGCAAAGAAAAATTTTAATAACCTTCTACCAAGCTTATCGTTATGTAATCTGTTGGATAACAAAGATAATCCTGAAGAAAGTCGGATGGTCTTTTCCACTTATCCGACGATGATGAATGCAATCGATGATACGAAACGGAAAGATGGAAAAAAACTATTCACGATTGGTCACTTTGATTTAATTATTATTGATGAATCGCACCGTAGTATATACAAAAAATATCGCTCGATTTTCAACTATTTCGATGGTATTCTGCTGGGACTTACTGCTACACCAAAAGACGAAATTGATAAAAATACTTATGAAGTATTTAACTTAGAGAGTGGTGCACCAACTTATGCTTATGAGTTGGAGAAGGCTGTAGAAGACGGATATCTTGTTGATTACAAGACAATTGAAACAAAAATGAAGTTCCTGGAAGAAGGTATTCGGTATGACGATTTATCAGATGAAGAAAAAGAAATATACGAAGAGACATTTGATGATGAAGTCGGAGAAGATATAGATAGTGGCGCATTAAATGAATGGTTATTTAATGCAGACACAATTGATACCGTTCTCAAGAATTTAATGGAAAAAGGTATACACGTAGAGGGTGGAGATAAGCTCGGTAAAACGATTATTTTCGCCAAAAATCATCAACATGCACTTAAAATAGTTGAGCGATTTGATATCCTTTTCCCTGAGTATGGTGGTGAATTTGCAAAGGTAATCGATTATAGCATTAACTACTACCAAACATTAATCGAAGACTTTTCTACAAAAGAGAAGATGCCACAAATTGCTGTATCTGTTGATATGTTAGATACAGGTATTGATATACCAGAAGCTGTGAATCTAGTCTTTTTCAAAAAAGTACGATCTAAGTCAAAGTTTTGGCAAATGATTGGTCGTGGAACTAGATTGTGTCCGGATTTGTTTGGTATAGGACAGGATAAAACACATTTCTTAATTTTTGATTATTGCGGGAACTTTGAATTCTTTAGAGAAAACCCAAAAGGAATGGAAGGAAAAGCTACTGAAAGTCTAACGGAAAAGTTATTTAATTCGAAGGTTGAAATTATTAAAGAACTTCAGGGTATGGAATATCAAGCAGAGGATTATATTACACATCGTAATGAGCTAATTAATGATGTGTTTGCAGATTTAAATGCGTTGGATGATGAAAACTTCCGTGTTCGTCAACATATACAACATGTGCATAAATATAAAAATAAGGCAAATTGGAATTCATTATCTGTAATGAATGTAAATGAAATTAAAGAGCATGTTTCACCAATCATCGTGCCATTTAATGATGACGAATTTGCAAAACGGTTTGATTTAGTAATGTATACGATTGAACTAGCTAAATTACAAACAAAAAATGCTACTAAACCTATACGCGGCGTTGTTACGACAGCAGAAGCATTATCTAAATTAGGAACAATACCACAAGTAGTTGCACAAAAGCCTGTAATTGATAAAGTTATGACTGAAGAGTTCTGGGAAAGTGCTGACATCTTTGAACTAGAGACTGTCCGCGAAGCACTACGTGACCTTATCAAGTTCATTGAAAAAGAAAAGCAAAAAATTTACTTCACAAACTTCAAAGATGAAGTACTGGAAGTAAAAGAAAACGGCCCAATTTTCCATTCGAATGACCTACAGAATTATAAGAAGAAGGTACATCACTACCTACAAGAACACCGTGACCAACTAGCAATCCATAAACTTAGAAATAATAAGCAACTGACTGAACAAGATTTAAGGACCTTGGAAACAATCCTTTGGAATGAATTAGGAACTAAAGAAGATTACAAAAAGGACTTTGGTGATACTCCAGTTACAAAGCTTGTACGACAGATTGTAGGATTAGATCCACAAGCAGCAAATGAAGCATTTTCGGAGTTTCTATCCAACGAGAAACTTAATATTTATCAAAGTAGGTTTGTAAAACTAATTGTGGATTATGTCGTGAAGAACGGAGTAATGGATAAGAAAGTCTTACAACAAGATCCGTTTAAGTCGGTTGGAAGTATTGTTGAACTGTTTAAGGATAACATGGACGATGCCAAGCGAATTATTGGAGTTATCGATGAGATCAATAAAAATGCTGAACTAATTACAGGGGCATAG
- a CDS encoding Cthe_2314 family HEPN domain-containing protein, which yields MVENKNREVKYLIDIINNVSYNKNRFKLMVGNEKFLFGIVSGQNNSTVLSELMQYKTIYDTLRDLDNKIKLSFQKAINYAYSSNVQNNFSILNIGSEEEALAYYYIENALFRTSSLWDMLGQLYRMYYNININQDKVYYKQIFNPRSSHSNNYQDKANEINSYLTQENETDIDGQWKGNHQFVNNCRNKMTHRNSPNIATMSDFDINFKQHPTFLLKRIIEDYKVVSEYINEILEKIEETVVEDSAKSTNIND from the coding sequence ATGGTGGAAAATAAAAATAGGGAAGTAAAGTACTTAATAGATATAATTAATAATGTTTCATATAATAAAAATCGTTTTAAGCTAATGGTGGGAAATGAAAAATTCCTTTTCGGCATTGTATCTGGTCAAAATAATTCAACAGTTTTGAGTGAATTAATGCAATATAAAACAATTTATGATACTCTACGAGATTTAGATAATAAAATAAAATTGTCATTTCAAAAGGCAATAAATTATGCCTATTCTTCAAATGTACAAAATAATTTTAGCATTTTAAATATCGGTTCAGAAGAAGAGGCTCTGGCATATTATTACATTGAAAATGCCTTGTTTAGGACTTCAAGTTTATGGGATATGTTGGGACAACTATATCGAATGTATTATAACATTAATATAAATCAGGATAAGGTTTATTATAAACAGATATTTAATCCTCGTTCATCTCATAGTAATAACTATCAAGATAAAGCTAATGAAATAAATAGCTACCTAACTCAAGAGAATGAAACAGATATTGATGGTCAGTGGAAAGGAAATCATCAGTTTGTAAATAATTGCCGAAATAAAATGACACACCGTAATTCTCCTAATATAGCAACAATGAGCGATTTCGATATAAATTTTAAACAGCACCCTACATTTTTATTAAAGAGAATTATTGAAGATTATAAGGTTGTTTCCGAATATATTAATGAAATATTAGAAAAAATAGAGGAAACAGTTGTAGAGGATTCTGCCAAGAGTACAAATATTAATGACTAA
- a CDS encoding restriction endonuclease subunit S: MNTAKPSFKKLKEVTESIQYGYTTSASHDSSEPYRLLRITDIQDNLVNWGKVPYAEGVSSKEEVGKFFLKNNDIVFARTGATTGKSYLIEDVPFPAIFASYLIRVRPIQNLVTSSYLYFYFQTPMYWAQVEKSKKGAAQAGVNATILGELRVPILPINEQNNIVLVLSKVQKLIEKRKAQIGTLDQLTQSVFFEMFGDVVKNPKKWDVVKLNDLYEIIDGDRGKNYPKQSDFFEEGYCLFLNTGNVTKKGFSFNKKAFISKDKDEALRKGKLQRNDLVITTRGTVGNVAFYDENIPYNNVRINSGMVILRGKRKINPIYFTHYFRNPLVYKPLISGTAQPQMPISNFKNAKVYLPPFEIQNQFAEIVIQIESEKQKMEISLKLLEETFNTLMQRSFKGELFTQEKLPNS, translated from the coding sequence ATGAATACAGCCAAACCCTCATTTAAGAAATTGAAAGAGGTTACAGAAAGTATTCAATATGGTTATACTACTTCTGCTAGTCATGATAGTTCAGAACCATATAGATTATTAAGGATTACAGATATTCAAGATAATTTAGTAAATTGGGGAAAGGTTCCTTATGCAGAAGGGGTAAGTAGCAAGGAAGAAGTTGGGAAATTCTTCTTAAAAAATAATGATATTGTATTTGCTAGAACTGGGGCGACAACAGGGAAAAGTTACCTTATAGAGGATGTTCCATTCCCTGCAATATTTGCCTCATACTTAATCAGAGTAAGACCTATTCAGAATTTAGTAACCTCAAGTTATTTATATTTCTATTTTCAAACACCTATGTATTGGGCGCAAGTAGAGAAAAGTAAAAAAGGTGCTGCACAGGCTGGAGTTAATGCTACGATTCTTGGGGAGCTTAGAGTGCCTATATTACCAATTAATGAACAAAATAATATAGTATTAGTTTTATCTAAGGTCCAAAAACTTATCGAAAAAAGAAAAGCTCAAATTGGAACACTAGACCAATTAACGCAAAGTGTGTTTTTTGAGATGTTTGGAGATGTAGTTAAAAATCCTAAAAAATGGGATGTTGTTAAATTGAACGACCTTTATGAAATAATAGACGGTGATCGAGGTAAAAATTATCCAAAACAAAGTGATTTTTTTGAGGAGGGGTATTGTTTATTTTTAAATACAGGTAATGTGACTAAAAAGGGATTCTCGTTTAATAAAAAGGCGTTTATATCAAAAGACAAAGATGAAGCTCTTAGAAAAGGTAAACTCCAAAGAAATGATTTAGTTATTACTACAAGGGGAACGGTAGGTAACGTAGCATTCTACGATGAAAACATACCATACAATAACGTTCGAATTAATTCGGGTATGGTTATTTTAAGAGGAAAGAGGAAAATAAATCCAATATATTTTACTCATTATTTTCGAAATCCGTTAGTATATAAACCATTGATTTCTGGTACGGCTCAGCCCCAGATGCCAATTAGTAATTTTAAAAATGCTAAAGTTTATTTGCCGCCATTTGAAATACAAAACCAATTTGCTGAAATAGTAATACAAATAGAAAGTGAAAAACAAAAAATGGAAATAAGTCTAAAATTATTAGAAGAAACTTTTAATACACTCATGCAACGTTCCTTCAAAGGAGAATTATTCACCCAAGAAAAACTTCCGAATTCCTAA
- a CDS encoding UvrD-helicase domain-containing protein translates to MYMFEPSITDKEIIRAEEIFLPKGSFFDDPRREIIKSMNTSDVKAVPGSGKTTVLLAKLFILAQKMPFKDRRGICVLTHTNVAIDEIKYRLGSKADILFSYPNFFGTFQSFVDKYLAIPYYALRRKTKSIIINQKYYEEQLNKQLIYGLKGFDAETQTNSRYYLKSRGELLKNIRLRKINDNNIITDGINGNEIIIKRPSKSIPKHGDFSAKEKMDIYKWIESLKLKLLKDGILCYDDAYYLAEIYINKFGDQLRGLFSNRFKYVFIDESQDTYPHQNFVIQNLFDNQVIIQKFGDPNQAIFESGNSNQSLIWNPNGSSCLEISQTQRFGLSISKVLTTISVDQNHQIMGSNEVQSLKPHIILFNNQDITSVLEKFVELIKEYNLQTQEGNNKINDFKAIGWRGNDTGDIINKPCLASYYPRYNRGATNNKLTYFNNLVSYIKKRSREELDENGVRIYYDSIINAILRFLYLEGIKNDREAQVGRYFTKNSFMIYLKDYYSKEYFQLKKQMGEWIYKIHHEQEQYNAKVYAEIKNYLICNLKFIWPRINTTKASKEFFEDNSIQPIKLDSKVSNTYISPNHPEIEVKVDTVHGVKGETHKATLYLETYYNRIHDLRKILPFIKGQYDNKIANQKTGQETLKVAYVGMSRPTHLLCLAMNSEGLTQSDIDEMYKNGWEIVYVNEPVLVS, encoded by the coding sequence ATGTATATGTTCGAACCCTCTATAACTGATAAAGAAATTATTAGAGCTGAAGAAATCTTTTTACCAAAAGGGTCCTTTTTTGATGATCCAAGGCGGGAAATAATTAAATCAATGAATACTAGTGATGTTAAGGCTGTTCCCGGTAGCGGTAAAACCACTGTATTACTTGCTAAGCTATTTATCTTAGCACAGAAAATGCCTTTTAAAGATAGAAGGGGCATTTGCGTCCTTACTCATACAAATGTTGCAATTGATGAGATTAAATATAGATTAGGCTCAAAAGCTGATATTCTATTTTCTTATCCTAACTTTTTTGGGACTTTTCAATCTTTTGTAGACAAATATTTAGCTATTCCATATTACGCTTTAAGAAGAAAAACTAAATCTATCATTATCAATCAAAAATATTATGAAGAGCAGCTAAATAAGCAATTAATATATGGTTTAAAAGGCTTCGATGCTGAAACTCAAACAAATTCTAGATACTATTTGAAAAGTAGAGGTGAGCTTTTAAAAAATATTAGGCTACGTAAAATTAATGATAATAATATTATAACTGACGGAATAAATGGAAATGAGATAATTATAAAGCGCCCCTCAAAAAGTATTCCAAAACATGGAGACTTTTCTGCTAAAGAAAAGATGGATATCTATAAGTGGATTGAGTCACTAAAACTAAAGCTATTGAAAGATGGAATCTTATGCTATGACGATGCCTATTATTTAGCCGAAATATATATTAATAAATTTGGGGATCAATTAAGAGGATTGTTTTCTAATAGGTTTAAATATGTGTTTATTGATGAATCACAAGATACATACCCCCACCAAAACTTTGTAATTCAAAACCTGTTTGATAATCAAGTAATTATTCAAAAATTTGGGGATCCAAATCAAGCAATCTTTGAAAGTGGAAATTCTAATCAAAGTTTAATTTGGAACCCAAATGGGAGTTCATGTTTAGAAATCTCTCAAACTCAAAGATTTGGATTAAGTATTTCTAAAGTTTTAACGACAATTAGTGTAGATCAAAATCATCAAATAATGGGTAGTAATGAAGTACAATCATTAAAACCTCATATCATTTTATTTAACAATCAAGATATTACAAGTGTATTGGAAAAGTTTGTTGAGTTAATCAAGGAGTATAATCTACAAACTCAAGAGGGAAACAACAAAATAAATGATTTTAAGGCAATTGGATGGCGGGGAAACGATACAGGGGATATTATCAATAAACCGTGTCTAGCCTCTTATTATCCAAGGTATAATAGGGGTGCAACTAATAATAAATTAACTTACTTTAATAATTTGGTCTCGTATATTAAAAAGAGGTCAAGAGAAGAATTAGACGAAAATGGGGTTAGGATTTATTATGATTCCATAATAAATGCTATTCTTCGCTTCCTATATTTAGAAGGAATAAAAAATGATAGAGAAGCGCAAGTAGGAAGGTATTTTACTAAAAATTCATTTATGATTTATTTAAAAGATTACTATAGTAAAGAGTATTTTCAGTTAAAGAAGCAAATGGGTGAATGGATATATAAAATCCATCATGAACAAGAACAATATAACGCTAAAGTTTATGCGGAAATTAAGAATTATTTAATATGTAATTTAAAATTCATATGGCCAAGAATAAATACAACAAAAGCATCAAAAGAATTTTTTGAAGATAACTCTATTCAACCAATTAAGTTGGATTCAAAGGTATCGAACACATATATATCACCCAATCATCCTGAAATAGAAGTAAAGGTTGATACTGTACATGGTGTAAAAGGCGAAACCCATAAGGCGACTCTTTACTTAGAAACTTATTATAATAGAATCCATGATCTTAGGAAAATACTCCCTTTTATAAAGGGACAATATGATAACAAAATAGCTAACCAGAAAACTGGACAAGAGACACTAAAAGTTGCGTATGTTGGAATGAGTAGACCTACACATCTCTTGTGTCTTGCAATGAATTCTGAAGGATTAACGCAAAGCGATATAGATGAGATGTATAAAAACGGGTGGGAAATTGTTTACGTAAATGAACCAGTATTAGTTTCTTAA
- a CDS encoding ATP-dependent nuclease, with translation MYLSELRIWNFRKYGTINEEPGLIVPFNNGLNLLVGENDSGKTAIIDAIKYILGTQSNDYQRMTEKDFYKPLGGKRTNELKIECTFTDLSPTEAGNFIEWLNFNKDDDYELHIRLKAKIVKNGIVLDIRAGVEGADIQLDGAARELLRTTYLKPLRDAEHELTPGYRSRLAQILKSHELFQIKEDNHPLVYFIKKANQQINDYFSKETITIEDSDKQQVITSTGSKISDALNQFLNEFFPEGKQSKAVFSISDVELADVLRKLSLIIDDNTSGLGTLNLLFIATELLLLQDNSIDGMKLALIEEIEAHLHPQAQLRLIDFLQNVQKKGQFILTTHSTTLASSINLKNLIICRDNQVYPMGPEYTQLAEDDYSFLERFLDATKANLFFARGVILVEGDAENLLVPTIAMILGKPLHKYGISIVNVGSTAFLRYAKIFMRKDGKKMNIPVAIITDLDVRPMEYYINKNLSSDIFCITDSNIDQLKELSQDIEFHKIKNVVFESNTSFLDAIRSVNTKGRLPNGFKDKHERFSKLKLDTNFIDLLKIKKRQQKDKELSKDNVKVFVSSNWTLEYDFALSNLKDYILQAVLAAKIEVNKGVVANEKIFKDIIDEEVNDIKKHWGLYKYSDEKIAYDIYKYLLDGYISKAITAQYLAQMLVKEKVSGSELENDANIKYLAQAVEFVTKGGK, from the coding sequence TTGTATTTAAGTGAACTTAGAATATGGAATTTTAGAAAATATGGGACTATTAATGAAGAACCCGGATTAATAGTTCCGTTTAATAATGGTCTTAATTTGTTAGTTGGAGAAAATGATTCGGGAAAGACGGCAATAATTGATGCAATTAAATACATACTAGGAACTCAAAGTAATGACTATCAACGGATGACTGAAAAAGATTTTTATAAGCCTTTAGGTGGCAAGAGAACTAATGAGTTAAAAATTGAATGTACTTTTACAGACTTGTCTCCCACGGAGGCGGGTAATTTTATTGAGTGGCTTAATTTTAATAAAGATGATGACTATGAATTGCACATTAGACTAAAAGCTAAAATTGTTAAAAATGGGATCGTTTTGGATATTAGAGCAGGAGTAGAAGGAGCTGATATTCAACTTGATGGTGCAGCAAGGGAATTATTAAGGACAACATATTTGAAACCGTTAAGGGATGCTGAACATGAATTGACACCTGGATATCGTTCAAGGCTTGCGCAAATTCTTAAAAGTCATGAATTATTCCAAATAAAAGAGGATAATCACCCATTAGTGTATTTTATTAAAAAAGCAAATCAACAAATCAATGATTATTTCTCAAAAGAAACAATCACTATAGAAGATTCAGATAAACAACAAGTTATTACTTCGACAGGTAGTAAAATAAGTGATGCCTTAAATCAATTTTTAAATGAGTTTTTTCCAGAAGGCAAACAATCCAAAGCTGTTTTTAGCATATCTGATGTAGAACTTGCAGATGTTCTAAGAAAATTAAGCTTAATAATTGATGATAATACTTCTGGGTTAGGTACTTTAAATCTATTATTTATTGCTACAGAGTTATTACTGCTTCAAGATAATTCAATAGATGGCATGAAATTAGCATTAATTGAAGAAATAGAGGCACATCTACATCCACAAGCACAGCTAAGATTAATTGATTTTCTGCAAAATGTCCAAAAGAAAGGTCAATTTATTTTAACAACTCATAGTACTACATTAGCATCTTCTATTAATCTAAAAAACTTAATCATCTGTAGAGATAACCAAGTCTATCCAATGGGTCCCGAATATACACAACTTGCTGAGGATGATTATAGTTTCTTAGAAAGATTTTTAGATGCAACGAAAGCAAATCTATTCTTTGCAAGGGGAGTAATATTAGTTGAAGGAGACGCTGAGAATCTTTTAGTTCCTACAATCGCAATGATATTGGGTAAGCCTTTACATAAATATGGAATATCTATTGTAAATGTTGGTAGTACAGCATTTTTAAGGTATGCTAAAATTTTTATGAGAAAAGACGGAAAGAAAATGAATATTCCAGTTGCGATAATTACAGATTTGGATGTACGACCAATGGAATACTATATTAATAAAAACCTTTCTTCGGATATTTTCTGCATTACTGATTCAAATATTGATCAACTTAAAGAATTAAGTCAAGATATAGAATTCCACAAAATTAAGAATGTAGTTTTTGAAAGCAATACTAGCTTTTTAGATGCAATAAGAAGTGTTAACACCAAAGGGAGATTACCGAATGGCTTTAAAGATAAACATGAAAGGTTTTCCAAGCTAAAATTGGATACTAATTTTATTGATTTATTAAAGATAAAAAAACGTCAACAAAAGGATAAGGAACTATCAAAAGACAATGTAAAAGTGTTTGTTTCATCAAATTGGACTTTGGAATATGATTTCGCTTTAAGTAATTTGAAAGATTACATATTACAAGCGGTCTTGGCTGCAAAAATAGAGGTAAATAAAGGAGTGGTAGCAAACGAGAAAATATTTAAGGATATAATTGATGAAGAGGTAAATGATATTAAAAAACATTGGGGACTTTACAAATATTCGGATGAAAAAATAGCTTATGATATTTATAAATATTTGTTAGATGGATATATCTCTAAAGCAATAACTGCTCAATACTTAGCGCAGATGCTAGTTAAAGAAAAAGTTAGTGGATCAGAGTTAGAAAATGACGCAAACATTAAGTATTTGGCCCAAGCTGTAGAATTTGTAACGAAAGGAGGGAAATAA